The following are encoded in a window of Blattabacterium cuenoti genomic DNA:
- the ruvA gene encoding Holliday junction branch migration protein RuvA, translating into MITHLRGKLIEKNPSSLIIDCNGVGYYLHISSYTYSFLLEEEGKEISIYTYLFIKENQHVLYGFFERVERKIFSHLISVNGIGPSSAITLLSSLTPHEIEESIYKEDLEVFNQVKGIGRKTAQRIIIELKDKISSIPSIILKKGKNVNFFDKTPTFIKKEALSALIVLGFSPKESKKVLENILDKNPELTVENLIKESLKKL; encoded by the coding sequence GTGATCACACATTTAAGAGGAAAGTTAATAGAAAAAAATCCATCTTCTTTAATAATAGATTGTAATGGTGTCGGATATTACCTTCATATATCTTCGTATACCTATTCTTTTTTATTAGAAGAAGAAGGAAAAGAAATTTCGATATATACTTATCTTTTTATCAAGGAAAATCAACATGTATTGTATGGTTTTTTTGAAAGAGTAGAAAGAAAAATATTTTCTCATTTGATATCCGTAAATGGGATAGGTCCAAGTTCTGCTATAACTCTATTATCTTCCTTAACCCCACATGAAATCGAAGAATCTATATATAAAGAAGATCTAGAAGTATTCAATCAGGTGAAGGGAATCGGAAGAAAAACTGCTCAGAGAATTATCATAGAACTGAAAGATAAAATTTCTAGTATTCCTTCTATTATCCTTAAAAAAGGAAAAAACGTTAACTTTTTTGATAAAACCCCTACTTTCATAAAAAAAGAAGCTTTAAGTGCTTTGATTGTACTAGGCTTTTCTCCTAAAGAATCTAAAAAAGTTTTAGAGAATATTTTGGATAAAAACCCTGAATTGACTGTAGAAAATCTTATCAAAGAATCTTTAAAAAAATTGTAA
- the der gene encoding ribosome biogenesis GTPase Der — MNYIVSIVGRPNVGKSTLFNRLLGRRKAIVHVKSGVTRDRVYGESEWNGVRFSLVDTGGYNPIHKNFLDAEIIKQILIAIKEADVILFLVDIQIGILDTDVEICQILRKYKKSILLIVNKVDHGKSMSYNRDFFCLGFREYYYISAINGSGTGELLDRLIEILKALGTKEIVEKEVLPRFSVIGRPNVGKSTLINSFLEKNHHIVTNISGTTRDSLDVFCKKFGYKCILVDTPGVRKKSKISESLEFYSTMRTVRSIEYTDICLLMVDAVRGWEAQDRNIFRLVERNQKGIIILINKWDLLNPGKNCSLQKNFEIFIRKKISPFDNVPILFISAKNQDGIYNILPIADQVFKIRKKRLKTNLLNRVMLPIFQKTPPPSVKKKLITIKYCTQLPTSTPKFIFFSNFPHYIKESYKRFIENKIRDHFDFRGVPIQIFFRKKK; from the coding sequence ATGAATTACATCGTATCTATAGTTGGACGTCCAAATGTCGGAAAATCTACTCTATTTAACCGTCTTTTAGGACGAAGAAAAGCAATTGTTCATGTAAAAAGTGGAGTGACACGAGATCGTGTTTATGGAGAATCTGAATGGAACGGAGTTCGTTTTTCTTTGGTAGATACAGGTGGTTATAACCCTATCCATAAAAATTTTCTGGATGCAGAAATTATCAAGCAAATTTTAATTGCCATAAAAGAGGCAGATGTCATTTTATTTTTAGTGGATATACAAATAGGGATACTAGATACAGATGTAGAAATCTGTCAAATACTTAGAAAGTATAAAAAATCTATTTTATTAATAGTGAATAAAGTAGATCACGGAAAATCCATGTCTTATAATAGAGATTTTTTTTGTTTAGGATTTAGAGAATATTACTACATATCCGCTATAAATGGAAGTGGGACTGGGGAATTACTGGATAGATTAATAGAAATCTTGAAAGCATTAGGAACAAAAGAAATAGTGGAAAAAGAAGTTCTTCCCCGTTTTTCTGTCATAGGACGTCCAAACGTTGGAAAATCTACATTGATTAACTCTTTTTTAGAAAAAAACCATCATATTGTCACAAACATTTCTGGGACAACGAGAGATAGTCTTGATGTTTTCTGCAAAAAATTTGGATATAAATGTATTTTAGTGGATACACCTGGAGTAAGAAAAAAATCAAAAATAAGTGAAAGTCTTGAATTTTATTCTACTATGAGAACAGTAAGAAGCATTGAATACACAGATATCTGTCTTTTAATGGTCGATGCGGTTCGTGGATGGGAGGCACAGGATAGAAATATTTTTAGATTAGTTGAAAGAAATCAGAAAGGAATAATCATTCTGATTAACAAATGGGATTTATTAAATCCTGGAAAAAATTGTTCTCTGCAGAAAAATTTCGAAATTTTCATTCGAAAAAAAATTTCTCCATTTGATAATGTCCCCATCCTTTTTATCTCTGCAAAAAATCAAGATGGAATCTATAACATTCTCCCCATAGCTGATCAGGTTTTCAAAATACGTAAAAAAAGATTAAAAACGAATTTATTAAATAGAGTTATGTTACCCATTTTTCAAAAAACCCCTCCTCCATCTGTAAAAAAAAAGTTGATTACTATTAAATATTGTACTCAGTTACCGACATCTACACCAAAGTTTATTTTTTTCTCTAATTTTCCTCATTATATAAAAGAATCTTATAAAAGATTTATTGAAAATAAAATTCGTGATCACTTCGATTTTAGAGGAGTCCCCATACAAATTTTTTTTCGGAAAAAAAAATAA
- the trmD gene encoding tRNA (guanosine(37)-N1)-methyltransferase TrmD → MRIDIVSVVPEIFKGIFSSFIIKRAINKGIMNIHIHDLRKYGLGKRQKVDDYPYGGGAGMILRIEPVYQCFDKLLSERNYDEKIFMTPDGILFSQKYANVLICKKNILILCGRYKGIDQRIRDHLISKEISIGPYVLSGGELAAAVVVETISRLLPGVMHNPDSMITDSFQMEKMGPPPIYTRPEIYKGWSVPKILLSGHHKKIKEWIFKKSIQKKLDSERFTL, encoded by the coding sequence ATGCGTATAGATATTGTTAGCGTAGTTCCGGAAATTTTCAAGGGAATTTTTTCAAGTTTTATTATTAAAAGAGCTATAAATAAAGGAATTATGAATATTCATATTCATGATTTACGAAAATATGGTTTAGGAAAGCGTCAAAAAGTGGACGACTATCCTTATGGAGGGGGAGCTGGGATGATTCTTAGAATAGAACCCGTATATCAGTGTTTTGATAAATTATTATCAGAAAGAAATTATGATGAAAAAATTTTTATGACTCCTGATGGAATCCTTTTTTCACAAAAATATGCTAACGTATTAATTTGTAAGAAAAATATTCTTATCCTGTGTGGTCGTTATAAAGGAATTGATCAGAGAATTAGAGATCACTTAATTTCCAAAGAAATATCTATTGGTCCTTATGTGTTATCTGGTGGAGAACTAGCTGCGGCTGTTGTAGTAGAAACCATTTCCAGATTATTACCTGGAGTTATGCATAATCCAGATTCCATGATCACGGATTCTTTTCAAATGGAAAAAATGGGCCCCCCTCCTATTTATACTCGTCCAGAAATTTACAAAGGATGGTCCGTTCCAAAAATCCTGTTATCTGGACATCACAAAAAAATAAAAGAATGGATTTTTAAAAAATCTATCCAAAAAAAATTGGATTCTGAAAGATTTACATTATGA
- the argH gene encoding argininosuccinate lyase, with translation MKIWEKDIHSHNRNREIEEFTSGKDSKLDLLLAPHDVIGTIAHVMMLESIGLLNQKDLEILIKELRHIYIHEILTNNFQMDEGIEDVHSQIEFLLTNRLGKVGKKIHSGRSRNDQILVDLKLFIRTEIKEIVFIVYSFFDLLLQLSEQYKNILMPGYTHYQIAMPSSFGLWFAAYAESLIDDMLLIHTAYRITNKNPLGSAAGYGSSFPLNRKMTTELLGFENLNYNVVYAQMGRGKMERIVTESLASLARTLSKMAQDICLYLNQNFNFISFPDFLTTGSSLMPHKKNPDVFEIIRAKCNRISSLPNEISLIASNLCSGYHRDFQIIKERFLPVFDELKKCFSIFRYMLNHIVVRKDILCEEKYKYLFSVEAVHQLVQKGYSFREAYQKVGNDIQNGRFKPFKKEIFYPSHEGSIGNLCNQEIRDMMRKLINKFDFEIIRKVIERLVYGKNS, from the coding sequence GTGAAAATTTGGGAAAAAGATATTCATTCTCATAATAGAAATAGAGAAATAGAAGAATTTACTTCAGGGAAAGATTCAAAATTAGATTTACTTTTAGCCCCACATGACGTTATTGGAACCATAGCTCATGTGATGATGTTAGAAAGTATTGGATTATTAAATCAAAAAGATTTAGAAATTTTAATTAAAGAATTACGTCATATTTATATACACGAAATATTAACAAATAATTTTCAAATGGATGAAGGAATAGAGGATGTCCATTCTCAAATAGAATTTTTGTTAACAAATCGTCTAGGAAAAGTTGGAAAGAAAATTCACAGTGGTAGATCCAGAAATGATCAGATATTGGTAGATTTGAAACTTTTTATTCGTACAGAAATCAAAGAAATTGTATTCATAGTCTATTCTTTTTTTGATTTATTATTACAATTAAGTGAACAATATAAAAATATATTAATGCCTGGTTATACTCATTATCAAATTGCTATGCCTTCTTCTTTTGGACTTTGGTTTGCGGCCTATGCGGAAAGTTTAATAGATGATATGTTATTAATTCACACAGCTTATCGGATTACTAACAAAAACCCTTTAGGTTCCGCTGCTGGTTACGGATCTTCTTTTCCTTTAAATCGAAAAATGACAACGGAATTATTAGGATTTGAAAATTTAAATTATAATGTTGTATATGCTCAAATGGGACGAGGAAAAATGGAAAGAATCGTAACAGAATCCCTTGCTTCTTTAGCCAGAACTTTGAGTAAAATGGCCCAAGATATTTGCTTATATTTAAATCAAAACTTCAATTTCATCAGTTTTCCTGATTTTCTGACCACCGGATCTAGTCTTATGCCTCATAAGAAAAATCCAGATGTTTTTGAAATCATACGAGCTAAATGCAATAGAATATCTTCATTGCCGAATGAAATTTCTTTGATTGCATCCAATTTGTGTTCTGGATACCATAGAGATTTTCAAATAATTAAAGAAAGATTTTTACCTGTCTTTGATGAATTGAAAAAGTGTTTTTCCATATTTAGGTACATGTTGAATCATATTGTGGTTCGAAAAGACATTCTTTGTGAGGAGAAGTATAAATATTTATTCAGTGTCGAGGCCGTCCATCAACTTGTACAAAAAGGATATTCTTTTAGAGAAGCTTATCAAAAGGTGGGGAATGATATTCAAAATGGACGTTTTAAACCCTTTAAAAAAGAAATTTTTTATCCTTCTCATGAAGGAAGTATAGGAAATTTGTGTAATCAAGAAATTAGAGACATGATGCGAAAACTAATAAATAAATTTGATTTTGAGATCATTCGAAAAGTGATCGAACGGTTAGTTTATGGAAAAAATTCATAA
- the gyrB gene encoding DNA topoisomerase (ATP-hydrolyzing) subunit B: MSKNTDYTADSIQSLEGIEHIRLRPSMYIGDVGVRGLHHLVYEVIDNSVDESLAGYCNKIWVTIHKNGFITVLDQGRGIPIDIHKKEGKSALEVVMTKIGAGGKFDKNSYKVSGGLHGVGISCVNALSKRLIVTVYRNGKVYQQEYLRGTPIDRVQCLGRTHLQGTKIHYLADDSIFNSITYHYKILSTRLKELAFLNKGLHLFLKDERNNIEEHFFSKNGLKEYLPILDENQDPLTRDIIFIEGEKENTIVEVAMQYNTSFKERIYSYVNNINTSEGGTHISGFRRALTRTFKKYTDRYGLVSNKDNKKDKVDLTGDDLREGLTAIISVRMMSPQFEGQTKTKLSNHEVGGIVDKIVGERLYSYLEENPSDRKKIIEKVILSAKARQAARKARELIQKKSPIYNSILPGKLADCSFNNPENCEIYLVEGDSAGGTAKQGRDRSFQAILPLRGKILNVEKAMQYKILENEEIKNIFTSLGVTIGTEEDPKSLNIKKLRYNKIIIMTDADIDGSHISTLILTLFFRYMKPLIEKGNIYIATPPLYLIRKGNHSQYAWSDEEREKILQRLGGRKKINIQRYKGLGEMNAEQLWETTMNPKKRTLRKVYIENFSEADKIFSILMGEEVPPRRSFIEKNAIHAKIDV, encoded by the coding sequence ATGAGTAAAAATACAGATTATACAGCAGATAGCATACAATCTCTAGAAGGGATTGAACACATAAGGCTTAGACCTTCTATGTATATTGGAGACGTGGGGGTTAGAGGATTGCATCATTTAGTATATGAAGTCATAGATAATTCCGTAGATGAATCCTTAGCAGGTTATTGTAATAAAATCTGGGTAACCATTCACAAAAATGGATTTATTACAGTCCTGGATCAGGGCCGTGGAATCCCCATAGATATTCATAAGAAAGAAGGAAAATCTGCTCTGGAAGTAGTCATGACTAAAATAGGAGCGGGTGGAAAATTTGACAAAAACTCCTATAAAGTTTCTGGAGGATTGCATGGAGTAGGGATCTCCTGTGTTAATGCCTTGTCAAAAAGACTTATAGTGACAGTTTATCGTAACGGAAAAGTTTACCAACAAGAATATTTGAGAGGAACACCTATTGATAGGGTCCAATGTTTAGGAAGAACCCATCTTCAAGGAACAAAAATTCATTATCTAGCTGATGATTCTATTTTCAATTCGATCACATATCATTATAAAATATTATCCACACGTTTGAAAGAATTAGCTTTTTTAAATAAAGGATTGCACTTATTTTTAAAAGACGAAAGAAATAATATAGAAGAGCATTTTTTCTCTAAAAATGGATTAAAAGAATACCTTCCTATTCTAGATGAGAATCAAGATCCCTTAACAAGGGACATTATTTTTATTGAAGGAGAAAAAGAAAATACCATAGTAGAAGTAGCCATGCAGTACAATACTTCTTTCAAAGAAAGAATTTATTCTTATGTAAATAATATCAATACTTCGGAGGGAGGGACTCATATTTCTGGATTTCGAAGAGCTTTAACAAGGACATTTAAGAAATATACGGATAGATATGGACTTGTATCTAACAAAGATAATAAAAAAGATAAAGTAGATTTGACGGGAGATGATTTACGAGAAGGTCTTACAGCTATTATATCTGTAAGGATGATGTCCCCTCAATTTGAAGGGCAAACTAAAACAAAATTAAGCAATCACGAAGTAGGAGGAATTGTAGATAAAATTGTGGGAGAGAGGTTATACAGTTATCTAGAAGAAAACCCCAGCGATAGAAAAAAAATTATTGAGAAAGTCATCTTATCGGCTAAAGCACGTCAAGCTGCTAGAAAAGCTCGTGAATTAATACAAAAAAAGAGTCCCATATACAATAGCATTTTACCTGGAAAATTAGCGGATTGTTCTTTCAATAATCCAGAAAATTGTGAAATCTATTTGGTGGAAGGAGATTCTGCAGGGGGAACGGCTAAACAAGGTAGAGATCGTAGCTTTCAAGCTATCTTACCTTTACGAGGGAAAATCCTAAATGTAGAAAAAGCCATGCAATATAAAATACTTGAAAATGAAGAGATTAAAAATATATTCACCTCATTAGGGGTTACTATTGGCACAGAAGAAGATCCAAAAAGTTTAAATATAAAAAAACTTAGATATAATAAAATTATTATTATGACAGATGCAGATATAGATGGGAGTCATATTTCTACTTTGATTTTAACATTGTTCTTTCGTTATATGAAGCCCTTAATAGAAAAAGGAAACATCTATATTGCGACGCCTCCTCTTTATTTAATTAGAAAAGGAAATCATTCTCAATATGCTTGGAGTGATGAGGAAAGAGAAAAAATTCTCCAAAGATTAGGAGGAAGAAAAAAGATCAATATACAACGTTATAAAGGATTAGGAGAAATGAATGCGGAACAACTTTGGGAAACTACTATGAATCCCAAAAAAAGGACCTTACGCAAGGTTTATATAGAAAATTTTTCGGAAGCCGATAAAATATTTTCTATTCTTATGGGAGAGGAAGTCCCTCCACGTAGAAGTTTCATAGAAAAAAATGCCATTCATGCAAAAATTGATGTTTAA
- a CDS encoding undecaprenyl-diphosphate phosphatase, giving the protein MNYIQSILLGIIEGITEFFPISSTGHMILVASIMGILEKKITKLFLISVQLGAVFSVVFFYRRKFFFQKVDFYLKIFLASFPIGIFGFFLNRRINFFLGNPLIVAFFLIIGGMILLKVENVYGKNLDKSNHINYFQAFIIGLCQCMALIPGISRSAATIAACMLQNVHRRKAIEFSFFLSVPVIFIATCKKLFDYYFQLTSFSFPWNFRIIIPMEKELFIQEIQFLIIGNLMAFITGILSIKYFITYLKRNNLKLFGYYRMILGLVFIVIHYFFQPIGKFKF; this is encoded by the coding sequence ATGAATTATATTCAATCAATCCTATTAGGGATTATTGAAGGGATTACAGAATTTTTTCCTATTTCTTCTACAGGACATATGATCCTAGTAGCTTCCATTATGGGAATACTAGAGAAAAAGATCACGAAATTATTCCTGATATCTGTTCAACTTGGAGCGGTTTTTTCTGTGGTTTTTTTCTATAGAAGAAAATTTTTTTTTCAAAAAGTAGATTTTTATCTAAAAATTTTTTTAGCTAGTTTTCCCATAGGAATTTTTGGTTTCTTTTTGAATAGAAGAATAAATTTCTTCTTAGGAAATCCACTTATAGTCGCTTTTTTTCTTATTATCGGAGGGATGATTCTTTTGAAAGTGGAAAATGTTTATGGAAAAAATTTAGATAAAAGTAATCATATCAATTATTTTCAAGCTTTTATTATTGGATTATGCCAATGTATGGCTCTGATTCCAGGAATATCTAGAAGTGCTGCGACTATAGCTGCTTGTATGTTACAAAATGTTCATAGAAGAAAGGCTATTGAATTTTCTTTTTTTTTATCTGTTCCGGTTATTTTTATTGCCACATGTAAAAAATTATTTGACTATTATTTTCAATTAACTTCTTTCAGTTTTCCATGGAATTTTCGTATTATTATTCCCATGGAAAAAGAACTTTTTATACAAGAAATCCAGTTTTTGATTATTGGAAATCTAATGGCTTTCATTACAGGAATTCTATCCATAAAATATTTTATAACTTATTTAAAAAGAAATAATTTAAAATTATTCGGATATTATAGAATGATTTTGGGACTTGTCTTTATTGTTATACATTATTTTTTTCAACCGATTGGAAAGTTCAAGTTTTGA
- the truB gene encoding tRNA pseudouridine(55) synthase TruB, which translates to MKTLSESTFEKDQLLLIDKPWGWTSFKVVKIIRKKIRNFLGKNLKIGHAGTLDPLSTGLLIILIGREYTKKMDFIQNYKKTYTGIIKLGCITQSFDSETEEYNFSSTSHITPELVQEISKKFKGEIDQYPPSFSALRMEGKRFYEYARKGKKINPMKPRKVKIYKFYILKIGIPYIQFFVECGKGTYIRSIAQDFGTAIKSGAYLLSLRRESIGPFSIKNSYSMDF; encoded by the coding sequence TTGAAAACTTTATCAGAATCCACATTCGAAAAGGATCAACTTCTATTAATAGATAAACCGTGGGGATGGACTTCTTTTAAAGTGGTGAAAATTATCAGAAAAAAAATTAGGAATTTTCTTGGAAAAAACTTAAAAATAGGACATGCGGGAACTCTAGATCCTCTTTCTACAGGACTTTTAATCATTCTTATAGGGAGAGAATACACAAAAAAAATGGATTTTATTCAAAATTATAAAAAAACTTATACAGGGATTATCAAACTAGGTTGCATTACCCAATCTTTTGATTCAGAAACAGAAGAATATAATTTTTCTTCCACTTCACATATCACCCCTGAACTTGTTCAAGAAATATCTAAAAAATTTAAGGGAGAAATAGATCAATATCCACCATCTTTTTCTGCCTTACGAATGGAAGGAAAACGATTCTACGAATATGCTAGAAAAGGAAAAAAAATAAATCCTATGAAGCCTAGAAAAGTAAAAATTTATAAATTTTATATCTTAAAAATTGGAATTCCCTATATTCAATTTTTTGTAGAATGTGGAAAAGGAACTTATATTCGATCCATTGCTCAAGATTTTGGAACTGCGATAAAAAGCGGAGCCTATCTACTTTCTTTAAGAAGAGAAAGCATAGGTCCTTTCTCTATTAAAAATAGTTATTCTATGGATTTTTAA
- the rpsP gene encoding 30S ribosomal protein S16 yields the protein MSVKIRLKRIGKKHRPIYHIVVADSRAPRDGKFIEKLGTYNPHTDPPSTILKIQKSVSWLMKGAQPTDTVKSIFSKKGVLLKKHLLEGVKKGAFTDEDANQKFHVWSKKNLFES from the coding sequence ATGTCTGTTAAAATACGTTTAAAAAGAATTGGGAAAAAACATAGGCCTATTTACCATATAGTGGTAGCTGATTCTCGTGCTCCAAGAGATGGAAAATTTATTGAAAAACTAGGGACTTACAATCCTCATACAGATCCTCCTTCAACAATATTAAAAATACAAAAGTCTGTATCCTGGTTAATGAAAGGCGCCCAACCAACAGATACAGTAAAATCCATTTTTTCTAAAAAAGGAGTTTTACTAAAAAAACATTTATTAGAAGGAGTTAAAAAGGGCGCATTTACTGATGAAGATGCCAATCAAAAATTTCATGTTTGGTCAAAAAAAAACCTATTTGAAAGTTAA
- a CDS encoding dicarboxylate/amino acid:cation symporter — translation MKVKKEKILLIAFLSVLAYVFIHLSKSFLGLDKWTLCMFRCFVISLFMFYAFLKKDLTTWILLSIIIGIEVGLDQPKIAIELRFLSQIFLRMIKTIIAPILFSTLIVGIASHSNIKQLGSMGWKSLLYFEIVTTLALFIGLIAINVSQAGIGIVMPSGMTEQQLPKVESKSWQDTILHVFPENFIKSIYHGDVLPIVVFSVIFGVSMVFLDEKKRSPLLLFAESLSEIMFKFTKIIMYFAPIGVGSAIAYTVGHMGLDILYNLFQLLLTLYIALLIFLIVVLLPILLWIKVPLRGFVKALTEPVSLAFATTSSESALPLLMENLEKLGVPRKIVAFVIPTGYSFNLDGTTLYLSLATVFVAQASGIPLSFSQQIFIGLTLILTSKGVAGVPRASLVILLATVASFGLPTWPILAIIGIDELMDMARTTVNVIGNGLASCVIARSEGELDDKKMLDYIKKT, via the coding sequence ATGAAAGTAAAAAAAGAAAAAATTTTACTCATAGCATTTTTAAGTGTTTTAGCATATGTGTTTATCCACTTATCAAAATCCTTTTTAGGATTGGATAAATGGACTCTTTGCATGTTTAGATGTTTCGTAATATCTCTGTTCATGTTTTATGCCTTTCTGAAAAAGGACTTAACAACTTGGATCTTGTTATCCATCATCATAGGAATAGAAGTAGGATTAGATCAACCGAAGATTGCTATAGAACTAAGATTTTTATCTCAAATATTTTTGAGAATGATTAAAACTATTATAGCTCCAATATTATTTTCCACTTTAATAGTGGGTATAGCTAGTCACTCTAATATTAAACAATTAGGGAGTATGGGATGGAAATCTCTTCTATATTTCGAAATAGTAACTACTTTAGCCTTATTCATTGGTCTTATTGCTATTAATGTATCTCAAGCAGGAATAGGAATCGTGATGCCTTCAGGAATGACGGAACAGCAATTACCGAAAGTAGAAAGTAAATCTTGGCAAGATACTATTCTTCATGTTTTTCCAGAAAATTTTATTAAATCTATCTATCATGGAGATGTGTTACCTATTGTGGTATTTTCCGTTATTTTTGGTGTATCTATGGTTTTTTTGGATGAAAAAAAACGTAGTCCTCTATTACTCTTTGCAGAGAGTCTTTCAGAGATTATGTTTAAATTCACTAAGATCATCATGTATTTTGCTCCTATAGGAGTAGGATCCGCTATAGCTTATACAGTAGGACATATGGGGTTGGATATATTATATAATCTTTTTCAATTATTATTGACGCTTTATATTGCTTTACTTATATTTTTAATAGTGGTTCTCCTCCCTATTCTTTTATGGATTAAAGTTCCTTTAAGAGGGTTCGTAAAGGCATTAACGGAACCTGTATCCTTAGCGTTTGCTACTACAAGTTCAGAATCTGCCTTACCTCTTCTTATGGAAAATTTAGAAAAATTAGGTGTTCCCAGAAAAATTGTTGCTTTTGTGATTCCTACAGGTTATAGTTTTAATTTAGATGGAACGACTCTTTATTTATCTTTAGCTACTGTGTTTGTAGCACAAGCTTCTGGAATTCCTTTAAGTTTTAGTCAACAAATATTTATAGGTTTAACTTTAATTTTGACTAGTAAAGGGGTGGCTGGAGTTCCAAGAGCTTCTTTAGTAATTCTTTTAGCTACTGTAGCGTCTTTTGGACTACCTACTTGGCCTATATTAGCAATTATAGGAATAGATGAATTGATGGATATGGCTCGTACTACTGTAAATGTTATAGGAAATGGATTGGCAAGTTGTGTCATTGCTCGTTCAGAAGGAGAATTAGACGATAAAAAAATGTTAGATTATATAAAAAAAACGTGA
- a CDS encoding diphosphomevalonate/mevalonate 3,5-bisphosphate decarboxylase family protein, which yields MKKSCFFYKKKKYSLVTNGVVTKKSPSNIALIKYWGKHKNKIQIPSNSSISYSLGKVYTETRLIYHLREKKKRSIRIFFSGKENSSFLPKILEFFHRISLYCSYLRDYNFVIETKNTFPHSSGIASSASSMSALALCIMEIEKKLVSSLEKDFFLRKASFLARLGSGSACRSIYPGLVVWGGHKSIQGSNNLYAIPYPYKIHPIFTKMGDAILVIDEYPKKILSSKGHQLMINHPYAKERFKCANKNMDRLISILKMGDVQEFGELIEHEALTLHALIMTSHPYSLWMKPNTLHVLYKVWDFRKQSKKNIYFTLDAGANVHLLYPIQEIVSIRKWIYSDLFSYCKKIIESFCQ from the coding sequence TTGAAGAAAAGTTGTTTTTTTTATAAAAAAAAAAAATATTCTCTAGTTACAAATGGAGTAGTTACGAAAAAAAGTCCTTCTAATATCGCTCTAATCAAATACTGGGGAAAACACAAAAATAAAATTCAAATTCCGTCTAATTCATCTATTAGTTATTCTCTAGGAAAGGTTTATACAGAAACACGATTAATTTATCATTTGAGAGAAAAAAAAAAGAGATCGATAAGAATTTTCTTTTCTGGAAAAGAAAATTCTAGTTTTCTTCCAAAAATTTTGGAATTTTTTCATAGGATTTCACTTTATTGTTCTTATTTACGAGATTACAATTTTGTAATAGAAACAAAAAACACTTTTCCACACAGTAGTGGAATAGCTTCTTCTGCTTCCTCCATGAGTGCTTTAGCTTTATGTATCATGGAAATAGAAAAAAAATTAGTTTCTTCTTTAGAAAAAGATTTTTTCTTAAGAAAAGCTTCTTTTTTAGCCAGATTGGGTTCTGGAAGTGCCTGTAGATCTATATATCCTGGACTTGTTGTTTGGGGGGGGCATAAATCCATCCAGGGAAGTAATAATCTTTATGCTATCCCTTATCCCTATAAAATACATCCCATTTTTACAAAAATGGGAGACGCTATTTTAGTAATAGATGAATATCCTAAAAAAATTTTGAGTTCAAAAGGACATCAACTCATGATTAACCACCCTTATGCTAAAGAAAGATTTAAATGTGCTAATAAAAATATGGATAGACTAATATCCATATTAAAAATGGGGGATGTACAAGAATTTGGAGAATTAATAGAACATGAAGCTTTGACGCTACATGCCCTGATTATGACTTCTCATCCCTATTCCTTATGGATGAAACCGAATACACTTCACGTGCTTTATAAAGTATGGGATTTTAGAAAACAAAGCAAAAAAAATATCTATTTTACACTAGATGCAGGAGCAAATGTTCACCTTTTATATCCTATTCAAGAAATAGTTTCCATCAGAAAATGGATATATAGTGATCTTTTTTCTTATTGTAAAAAAATTATCGAAAGTTTTTGTCAATAA